From one Natrinema saccharevitans genomic stretch:
- a CDS encoding phosphoribosyl-AMP cyclohydrolase: MREDCDNDSHLYRITKERGAFHTGYRSCFYRTIDGETTGKKVFDAADLSERRLIDPLSVCLPNHQVVTTRFPSNDWSRSRNAVAAGRHRPRL; encoded by the coding sequence ATCCGTGAAGATTGTGATAATGATAGCCACCTATATCGAATTACAAAGGAAAGAGGTGCCTTCCACACTGGATATCGTTCCTGTTTCTATCGGACTATCGACGGAGAAACAACCGGAAAGAAAGTTTTCGACGCTGCTGACCTCTCTGAACGACGTCTCATAGATCCACTTTCAGTCTGTTTGCCAAATCACCAAGTAGTGACCACGAGATTCCCCAGTAATGACTGGAGTCGATCCCGAAACGCCGTGGCTGCCGGCCGACACCGACCAAGACTTTGA
- a CDS encoding S66 family peptidase, which produces MPEFLTPPPVEPGDQVAVVAPASNAPESARFIYELGLERMREVFDLDPVEYPTATADPEWLADNPEARAEDVMDAFRDSNISAVIANIGGHDQITILPYLDGDVLRKHPTRFYGYSDNTNLALFLWNHGIVSYYGGSTLLEYAMDGEMFDYTEEYLRRALFEDSVGEWTEAEVFTDEAGDWEDPESVKTTREIERSDGRIWRGGKKTVSGRIWGGCYAVLVEQFLADRYLPDPDALNGTVLALETSELIPDPAVVGANLRALGERGLLERFDGVLVGRAAARSHTEQNPREWRVGYRERQRDTIADVFETYNPNAPVVFDCEFGHTYPTCPIPIGGEVEIEPSTKSIHFP; this is translated from the coding sequence GTGCCTGAGTTCCTTACTCCTCCCCCCGTTGAACCCGGCGATCAGGTCGCGGTTGTCGCACCGGCATCAAACGCACCCGAGTCTGCGCGGTTCATATACGAACTCGGTCTTGAACGCATGCGCGAGGTTTTCGACCTTGATCCGGTTGAGTATCCGACCGCGACCGCCGACCCGGAGTGGCTTGCGGATAATCCAGAGGCACGCGCCGAAGATGTTATGGACGCCTTCCGCGACTCGAATATTTCGGCCGTGATCGCTAATATTGGAGGCCACGACCAAATCACAATCCTCCCGTATCTCGATGGGGACGTACTCCGCAAACACCCGACGCGATTCTACGGTTACTCAGACAACACGAACCTGGCCCTGTTTCTCTGGAATCACGGGATCGTTTCGTACTACGGTGGATCGACACTGCTTGAATACGCGATGGATGGCGAGATGTTTGACTACACCGAAGAGTACCTACGGCGTGCGCTCTTCGAGGATTCTGTCGGTGAATGGACCGAAGCAGAGGTTTTCACTGATGAGGCCGGTGACTGGGAAGATCCAGAGTCAGTCAAAACCACGCGCGAAATCGAACGATCTGATGGCCGAATCTGGCGTGGTGGTAAAAAGACCGTCTCGGGTCGAATCTGGGGCGGCTGCTATGCAGTCCTCGTCGAGCAGTTCCTCGCCGATCGCTACCTGCCCGATCCCGACGCATTGAACGGCACCGTTCTTGCGTTAGAGACAAGCGAACTGATCCCTGACCCGGCTGTCGTCGGTGCGAACCTCCGGGCGCTCGGCGAACGCGGTCTCCTCGAACGATTCGACGGTGTGCTTGTCGGACGCGCTGCCGCACGCTCACACACTGAACAAAACCCACGAGAATGGCGAGTGGGGTATCGAGAGCGCCAGCGTGACACGATTGCTGACGTGTTCGAAACGTACAATCCGAACGCACCCGTTGTCTTCGATTGCGAGTTCGGACACACCTATCCGACGTGTCCCATTCCAATCGGCGGTGAGGTCGAAATAGAACCCTCGACCAAATCAATTCACTTTCCGTGA
- a CDS encoding peptide-methionine (S)-S-oxide reductase MsrA, producing MMLTPTVIGEFDSQAPEATKTATFGLGCFWGPDAAFGAVDGVVRTRVGYAGGTKSDPSYEVLGDHTEVVQVEYDPEQLSFIDLLERAFSEHDPYQQPSRRQYQNIIFTETATQHDLLQTFLDASDFDSTRITTRLESLDRFHLAEAYHQKVNLRGKRWISGVFTDAEYDDAAIRESPAAAKLNAHVAGHAVSVPFIN from the coding sequence ATTATGCTCACGCCAACAGTTATCGGGGAATTCGATAGCCAAGCACCGGAAGCCACGAAGACGGCGACGTTCGGTCTGGGTTGTTTCTGGGGACCCGACGCGGCGTTCGGTGCAGTTGACGGTGTCGTGCGGACTCGAGTCGGCTATGCTGGTGGGACGAAATCCGACCCGTCCTATGAGGTTCTCGGCGACCATACGGAAGTCGTGCAGGTCGAATACGATCCCGAGCAGCTCTCGTTCATTGACCTACTCGAGCGAGCGTTTTCAGAACATGACCCATATCAGCAGCCCTCGAGGCGGCAGTATCAGAATATCATTTTCACTGAGACGGCTACTCAACACGATCTGCTGCAGACGTTTCTGGACGCCAGTGATTTCGACAGTACCCGGATCACAACGCGTCTCGAATCACTCGATCGGTTCCATCTCGCAGAAGCCTATCACCAGAAGGTCAACCTCCGTGGAAAACGGTGGATCTCCGGTGTATTTACTGACGCGGAGTACGATGACGCGGCGATCAGAGAGTCGCCAGCAGCGGCGAAGCTGAACGCTCACGTTGCTGGCCACGCTGTCAGTGTTCCGTTTATTAATTAG
- a CDS encoding ParA family protein yields the protein MNKTTAKPRAVSVVILKGGVGKSTTSMNLARQLSERGATLFADLDPNGHATNGLGFEAAYQSETNLGDVILEGSATPHDLIRSTDHGFDLLPSSNTLEDVEKDLAGAMQGSARIKSKIVDPLLGDEYEYVVFDCPAYPGMLNNNALVATGNVMIPIEPGSSAIGGYKRTMERLIEPAREYIDVDVLAVIPNKLSDRIDQQTEDRELLENLNTATYEVNPGQPLQEAVPDFARITAEVFDAIDAGETSPPKPGIRHRSALSRSLQHNQPLQDYDPENDQIPYYEELAEIVATGGIQR from the coding sequence ATGAATAAGACAACAGCCAAGCCACGTGCCGTCAGCGTGGTCATCCTGAAAGGCGGTGTCGGGAAATCAACGACTTCGATGAATCTCGCGCGCCAGCTCTCGGAGCGCGGGGCGACCCTCTTCGCCGACCTCGATCCGAACGGTCACGCGACGAACGGGCTCGGGTTCGAAGCGGCATACCAGAGCGAGACCAATCTCGGGGACGTCATCCTCGAGGGGTCGGCGACGCCACACGACCTGATCCGATCGACCGACCACGGCTTCGATCTACTGCCGTCCTCGAACACGCTCGAGGACGTCGAGAAAGATCTCGCCGGCGCGATGCAGGGCTCGGCACGAATCAAGTCGAAGATCGTCGACCCACTGCTCGGCGACGAATACGAGTACGTGGTCTTCGACTGTCCGGCATACCCGGGGATGCTCAACAACAACGCCCTCGTCGCGACGGGGAACGTGATGATCCCGATCGAGCCGGGCTCGAGCGCGATCGGCGGCTACAAGCGAACGATGGAGCGACTCATCGAACCGGCACGGGAGTACATCGACGTCGACGTGCTGGCGGTCATCCCGAACAAACTCTCGGACCGGATCGACCAACAGACCGAGGATCGAGAACTCCTCGAGAACCTCAACACTGCCACCTACGAGGTCAACCCCGGACAGCCGCTCCAAGAGGCGGTTCCCGACTTCGCCCGAATCACCGCCGAGGTGTTCGACGCGATCGATGCCGGCGAGACGAGTCCGCCGAAGCCGGGGATCCGCCATCGATCGGCCCTGTCGCGATCGCTCCAGCACAACCAACCGCTCCAGGATTACGATCCGGAGAACGACCAGATCCCCTACTACGAGGAACTGGCCGAGATCGTCGCAACTGGAGGGATCCAGCGATGA
- a CDS encoding DUF6159 family protein: MARRSGRVLRAHPKLFVFPLVGGLSGIAFIATLFGSLYLTGPLFEDPGPTVYAALFVAYLVETFIASFFTAALVAATHTAFHGEEPSIRAALATAWQRKVPLLIWSVIAAIVGVIIRAIESEENLAAQIVAGLFAVAWSVMTYFVVPVIVFRDPSVTEMFSESARTFKDTWGESIGAVGAIDIFSFLLAVAGLGLGALTFVVTAGTGTVQLLATVLIGGSAFLFGLLVGKALSGVAKTALYVYATESTAPEFFDDMDFSELGGDRSSSTRGLGGGLGGSGGGQI; encoded by the coding sequence ATGGCGCGGCGGAGCGGCCGCGTGCTCAGAGCCCACCCGAAACTGTTCGTGTTCCCGCTCGTGGGTGGACTCTCCGGCATCGCGTTCATCGCAACGTTGTTCGGGAGTCTGTACCTCACGGGACCGCTTTTCGAAGATCCTGGGCCGACCGTGTACGCCGCCCTGTTCGTTGCGTACCTCGTCGAAACGTTCATCGCATCGTTCTTCACGGCGGCTCTCGTCGCCGCGACGCACACTGCCTTCCACGGCGAGGAGCCGTCGATCCGTGCGGCGCTGGCGACAGCCTGGCAGCGGAAAGTTCCGCTGTTGATCTGGTCAGTTATCGCCGCAATCGTCGGCGTGATCATCCGGGCCATCGAGTCCGAAGAGAACCTCGCCGCTCAGATCGTCGCCGGACTCTTCGCAGTCGCGTGGAGTGTGATGACCTATTTCGTCGTCCCCGTGATCGTCTTCCGTGACCCCTCGGTCACGGAGATGTTCTCGGAGAGTGCGCGCACGTTCAAAGACACGTGGGGCGAATCCATCGGTGCGGTGGGAGCGATCGACATCTTCTCGTTCCTGCTGGCGGTCGCCGGCCTCGGACTTGGTGCCCTTACGTTCGTCGTGACTGCGGGCACGGGTACGGTTCAACTGCTGGCAACGGTACTGATCGGCGGTTCCGCGTTCCTCTTCGGGCTACTGGTCGGAAAAGCCCTCAGCGGCGTCGCCAAGACCGCGCTCTACGTCTACGCGACCGAGAGTACCGCGCCGGAATTCTTCGACGATATGGACTTCAGCGAACTCGGTGGTGACCGGTCGTCCTCCACGCGCGGCCTTGGAGGGGGTCTCGGTGGCTCCGGTGGCGGCCAGATCTGA
- a CDS encoding ATP-binding protein: MTFYDRVDELDALETALESPGHEFYVVYGRRRVGKTELLKEFCSDRPHIYFLASQEAEHRQREKFVEQIAGHFDDRVPRIEGWDEAFDYLAEKLATERLVVVIDEFPYLVAENDSLPSYVQSFVDEHLQTTESMLVLCGSSVSTMESEVLGHESPLYGRRTGQIDLQPFSFRQARDAIAYDIDDAIRSYAITGGTPMYLTLFDYTRSLAENVRSHILTPTAVLYNEPEFLLRTELRNPARYMSILEAVATGHTTPNEIAGATGIGSGPLSKYLQTLRRLRLIDRDVPVTASAKQSKRSRYRVADEFLRFWFRFVEPNRSGIEEAPGVVYDGTIEPNLPDHVASTFEDVCLEAVWEAIRRDALEPYSEVGRWWYGEDEIDIVGLAPEADRVLLGECKWTSDPVGHALVDSLRDKATRVRWGPDTRTEEFALFSRSGFVDGLADELDDNWSLFDLAEMDTLLTPDNRSRRS, translated from the coding sequence ATGACCTTCTACGACCGGGTCGACGAACTCGACGCCCTCGAAACAGCGCTCGAGTCGCCGGGCCACGAGTTCTACGTCGTTTACGGGCGCCGTCGCGTCGGGAAGACCGAACTCCTCAAGGAGTTCTGTTCCGACCGGCCGCACATCTATTTCCTCGCGTCGCAGGAGGCCGAACACCGCCAGCGGGAGAAATTCGTCGAGCAAATCGCCGGTCACTTCGACGACCGCGTTCCGCGCATTGAGGGGTGGGACGAGGCCTTCGACTATCTCGCCGAGAAACTCGCGACGGAACGACTCGTCGTCGTTATCGACGAGTTCCCCTATCTCGTCGCGGAGAACGACTCGCTCCCGTCGTACGTTCAGTCGTTCGTCGACGAACACCTGCAGACGACGGAATCGATGCTCGTTCTGTGCGGTTCGAGCGTCAGCACCATGGAGTCGGAAGTCCTCGGTCACGAGAGTCCGCTCTACGGTCGCCGTACGGGGCAAATCGATCTCCAGCCGTTTTCCTTCCGGCAGGCTCGAGATGCGATCGCATACGACATCGACGACGCGATTCGCTCGTATGCGATCACGGGCGGGACGCCGATGTACCTCACGTTGTTCGATTATACGCGGTCACTCGCCGAAAACGTCCGGTCACATATTTTGACGCCGACGGCCGTCCTGTACAACGAACCCGAATTCCTGCTCCGGACGGAGTTGCGAAACCCCGCCCGGTACATGAGCATTCTCGAAGCCGTCGCAACGGGCCATACGACGCCGAACGAGATCGCCGGTGCGACGGGTATCGGATCGGGACCGCTATCGAAGTACCTGCAGACGTTACGTCGACTGCGGCTCATTGATCGTGACGTCCCGGTGACCGCCTCCGCCAAGCAATCGAAGCGCTCGCGGTATCGGGTCGCGGACGAATTCCTTCGGTTCTGGTTCCGATTCGTCGAGCCGAACCGATCCGGTATCGAAGAGGCCCCCGGCGTCGTCTACGACGGAACGATCGAACCGAATCTCCCAGATCACGTCGCGTCGACGTTCGAGGACGTCTGTCTGGAAGCCGTGTGGGAGGCGATCCGTCGCGACGCACTCGAGCCCTACTCGGAGGTCGGTCGGTGGTGGTACGGGGAAGACGAAATCGACATCGTCGGTCTCGCGCCGGAGGCTGACCGGGTGTTGCTCGGGGAATGCAAATGGACATCGGATCCGGTCGGCCACGCGCTCGTCGACTCGTTGCGCGACAAAGCGACCCGCGTTCGATGGGGACCGGACACGCGAACCGAGGAATTTGCGCTCTTCTCGAGGAGCGGGTTCGTCGACGGACTCGCCGACGAACTCGACGACAACTGGTCGCTTTTCGACCTCGCTGAGATGGACACCCTTCTTACTCCCGACAATCGGAGCCGTCGGAGTTAA
- a CDS encoding FAD-dependent oxidoreductase yields the protein MISSGHPRYDADRVSRVGGHAVVVGASMAGLLAGRVLADAFRTVTIIDRDPLPDEAVARPSVPQADHVHVMLEPGRVILEDLFPGYGEELLSSGGLGIDNATDLEYYQRGEFLAEGPNRLPMYCASRPLFERIVRRRLAERDDVTLRAECQFTAYDFDGSASRIEGVRIANSDGCNETLAADVVVDATGRTSRTPAWLERHHYAPPVEEEVTVDLAYSTLVLERPSADRHGVMIVPSPPDTRGGTAIPVEDDRWIVTLFGLHGDHPPTDAAGIERFARRLPTPEIHRLLETHEWVSDDVRQYPFPSSRRRRYEDLHRFPDGLLVIGDAIASFNPIYGQGMSVAALEAIQLHHALADGGLADLASRFFDRVGDVVDTVWRMAVGADFEFADTTGPKPLGTDLLNRYLARVIETAQTDAHVSDRFARVLRLEEPPPTLFAPSVLWRVLAPTEVGRRVR from the coding sequence ATGATCTCTTCTGGCCACCCACGGTACGACGCCGATCGGGTCTCTCGAGTCGGTGGGCATGCGGTGGTTGTTGGGGCGAGTATGGCGGGTCTGTTAGCCGGTCGTGTACTCGCGGACGCCTTTCGGACGGTGACGATTATCGATCGCGACCCGTTACCAGACGAGGCCGTCGCGAGACCGAGCGTGCCCCAGGCCGACCACGTACACGTGATGCTCGAGCCGGGACGCGTGATTCTGGAAGACCTGTTCCCCGGATACGGCGAGGAACTCCTCTCGTCGGGCGGGCTGGGTATCGACAACGCGACCGATCTCGAATACTATCAGCGGGGTGAGTTCCTCGCCGAGGGACCGAACCGTCTCCCGATGTATTGTGCGAGCCGCCCGCTGTTCGAACGGATCGTTCGCCGACGCCTCGCCGAACGCGACGACGTCACGCTGCGGGCCGAGTGCCAGTTCACTGCATACGATTTCGACGGCTCCGCCTCTCGGATCGAGGGCGTTCGAATCGCCAACAGCGACGGCTGCAATGAAACGCTCGCGGCCGACGTGGTCGTCGATGCGACGGGCCGGACGTCTCGAACACCCGCGTGGCTCGAGCGACATCACTACGCTCCACCGGTCGAAGAGGAAGTCACGGTCGATCTCGCCTACAGTACGCTCGTCCTCGAGCGTCCGTCCGCGGACCGACACGGGGTGATGATCGTTCCCTCACCGCCGGACACTCGCGGCGGAACGGCGATCCCCGTCGAGGACGATCGCTGGATCGTGACGCTGTTCGGTCTCCACGGGGACCACCCACCGACGGACGCCGCCGGCATCGAGCGGTTCGCCCGCCGCTTGCCGACGCCGGAGATCCATCGCCTGCTCGAGACGCACGAGTGGGTGTCCGACGACGTTCGCCAGTACCCCTTCCCGTCCAGTCGCAGACGGCGATACGAGGATCTCCATCGGTTTCCCGACGGACTGCTCGTTATCGGCGACGCGATCGCGAGTTTCAATCCGATCTACGGACAGGGGATGTCCGTCGCTGCCCTCGAGGCGATCCAACTTCATCACGCGCTCGCAGATGGCGGACTGGCGGACCTCGCTTCGCGGTTTTTCGATCGCGTCGGGGACGTCGTCGATACCGTCTGGCGAATGGCTGTCGGTGCCGATTTCGAGTTCGCCGACACGACGGGTCCGAAACCGTTGGGAACGGACCTATTGAATCGCTATCTCGCACGCGTTATCGAAACTGCACAGACGGACGCTCACGTGTCGGACCGCTTTGCCAGGGTCCTACGCCTGGAGGAACCGCCGCCGACGCTCTTCGCCCCGTCCGTTCTCTGGCGGGTACTCGCCCCGACGGAGGTGGGTCGTCGTGTTCGATGA
- a CDS encoding alpha/beta fold hydrolase, translating into MFDDLPDSTSHEMVETNGIRLHTVTAGPDDGEPVVLLHGFPEFWYGWRSQIPALAAAGYRVIVPDQRGYNRSEKPAGIDSYTVDTLAADVIGLLDAFGYERAQFVGHDWGAGVTWQALLAHPERIRRAVTMNVPHPVALEAFLRRKPSQLLKSWYMFFFQLPAVPERTWRAADWRLLRWFVDTSNRDETCTEATLDRYRDAWSRPGAFTGMLNWYRALFRGDVADPPTMTVEPPTMLLWGAEDPYLHRGMARPSIERCTSGRLEFVDDATHWLHHEVPDRVNDLLLEFLER; encoded by the coding sequence GTGTTCGATGACCTCCCGGACTCGACCAGTCACGAGATGGTCGAGACCAACGGGATCCGACTGCATACGGTCACGGCGGGACCGGACGACGGCGAGCCGGTCGTGCTACTCCACGGGTTTCCCGAGTTCTGGTACGGCTGGCGGTCACAGATCCCGGCGCTTGCCGCGGCCGGCTATCGGGTCATCGTCCCGGATCAGCGGGGATACAATCGGAGCGAGAAACCAGCCGGTATCGATTCCTATACCGTCGATACGCTGGCCGCCGACGTGATCGGCCTCCTCGATGCGTTCGGGTACGAACGGGCACAGTTCGTCGGACACGACTGGGGTGCCGGCGTTACGTGGCAGGCGTTGCTTGCCCATCCCGAACGGATCCGGCGTGCCGTCACGATGAACGTTCCCCACCCGGTAGCGCTCGAGGCGTTTCTTCGGCGGAAGCCGAGCCAACTGCTGAAGAGCTGGTACATGTTCTTCTTCCAGCTGCCGGCGGTCCCCGAACGGACGTGGCGCGCGGCCGACTGGCGTCTCCTTCGGTGGTTCGTGGATACGTCGAATCGGGACGAGACGTGCACCGAGGCTACCCTCGACCGATACCGGGACGCGTGGTCCCGCCCCGGCGCGTTCACCGGGATGCTCAACTGGTACCGGGCGCTCTTTCGCGGCGACGTGGCGGATCCGCCCACGATGACGGTCGAGCCGCCGACGATGCTGCTCTGGGGTGCCGAGGATCCGTATCTCCATCGCGGGATGGCGAGACCGAGCATCGAACGGTGTACCTCCGGTCGACTCGAGTTCGTCGACGACGCGACCCACTGGCTCCACCACGAGGTTCCGGACCGCGTGAACGATCTCCTCCTCGAGTTTCTGGAACGCTGA
- a CDS encoding N-acyl homoserine lactonase family protein: MVDATISLVDRGSIRTDRNFLIENETMGSAVDPNPDVEMIEGPVYNLVIDHPEATILWDTGSHPECGDGYWPAELYAAFEHHDADEHPLPDALEDVGYSVDDIDAVFQTHLHLDHAGSLHRFAGTDVPVFVHEQEIKYAYYSAKTEQGSSAYVPDDFDHDLNWRIVHGDIETHFEDIEFLHLPGHTPGVMGTRIDIDGYGTVVFTSDQAYTRANYVEEHPMGGELLWSKRHWEESLHRVQEIERRTDADVYCGHDPDDVEALRDGLP, from the coding sequence ATGGTAGATGCTACCATCAGTCTCGTCGATAGGGGATCGATCCGAACCGACCGGAACTTCCTCATCGAAAACGAGACGATGGGATCGGCCGTCGACCCGAATCCGGACGTAGAGATGATCGAGGGGCCGGTGTATAACCTGGTTATCGACCACCCCGAGGCGACCATCCTCTGGGACACCGGATCCCACCCCGAGTGCGGGGACGGCTACTGGCCAGCGGAACTGTACGCCGCCTTCGAACACCACGACGCCGACGAGCATCCGCTCCCCGACGCGCTCGAGGACGTCGGGTACAGCGTCGACGATATCGACGCCGTGTTCCAGACACATCTCCACCTCGATCACGCGGGGAGCCTCCATCGCTTTGCCGGCACCGACGTCCCGGTGTTCGTCCACGAACAAGAGATCAAATACGCCTACTACTCCGCCAAGACCGAGCAGGGCTCGAGCGCGTACGTGCCCGACGACTTCGATCACGACCTCAACTGGCGGATCGTCCACGGCGACATCGAGACCCACTTCGAGGACATCGAGTTTCTCCACCTACCGGGACATACGCCGGGTGTGATGGGCACGCGTATCGACATCGACGGATACGGGACCGTCGTGTTCACCAGCGATCAGGCGTACACGCGGGCCAACTACGTCGAGGAACACCCGATGGGCGGGGAACTGCTCTGGAGCAAGCGCCACTGGGAAGAGAGTCTCCACCGCGTGCAAGAAATCGAGCGCCGGACCGACGCCGACGTGTACTGCGGCCACGACCCCGACGACGTCGAGGCGCTGCGCGACGGCCTGCCCTGA
- a CDS encoding acyl-CoA synthetase codes for MTRGRRLDAYHFYEDDWDSYEQLREAFEWDVPDRFNMATYLCDRWADDKSRVALFAEDASGTEETYTFWQLRNVTNRLANYLRAQGVEEGDRVGVNAPQRPETVFAHLAAWKLGAMSVPLSTLFGPDAIEYRLHDCDAVAAVVDESNIENVREARESLPNLETTLTVGDVTPDGAAGEAAFWDAIEDHSREFDTVETDAEDDAILIYTSGTTGDPKGVRHAQRLILGHLPLFVTTFGNMDLQEGDVFWTPAEWAWIASLFDVVMPALYYGKPVVAYNGGQFDPAAAFRLIERYGVSNFFAPPTALRMMMQVDDTDRFDVGTLRTIASGGESLGQSIVDWAQETFGDTAVHEGYGQTEANMLVGDCTALTEFREGYIGRAGPGHEVAIVDPETAEPTVETGETGEIAVRYEDNPVCFVEYWNKPGKTSGKVRNGWLLTEDLGRMDEDGYVAFVGRKDDVIISAGYRIGPEEVEDSVAGHESVADAAVIGVPDAERGEVPKAFVVLTADAEPSDDLRESIRQHVRDRLAKYEYPREIEVVDELPKTATGKVRRASLRNREER; via the coding sequence ATGACACGAGGACGACGCCTGGACGCGTACCACTTCTACGAGGACGACTGGGACAGCTACGAGCAGTTACGGGAGGCGTTCGAGTGGGACGTTCCCGATCGGTTCAACATGGCGACGTACCTGTGCGACCGGTGGGCCGACGACAAGAGCCGCGTCGCGCTGTTCGCCGAAGATGCGTCGGGCACCGAGGAGACGTACACGTTCTGGCAGCTGCGAAACGTGACGAATCGGCTGGCGAACTACCTGCGGGCACAGGGCGTCGAGGAGGGCGATCGGGTTGGCGTGAACGCGCCACAACGTCCAGAGACGGTGTTCGCCCATCTCGCCGCCTGGAAACTCGGGGCGATGTCGGTCCCCCTCTCGACGCTCTTTGGCCCCGACGCCATCGAGTACCGACTCCACGATTGCGACGCCGTCGCGGCCGTCGTCGACGAGTCCAATATCGAGAACGTCCGGGAGGCCCGCGAGTCGCTGCCGAACCTCGAGACCACGCTGACCGTCGGCGACGTAACGCCGGACGGAGCGGCCGGTGAGGCGGCTTTCTGGGACGCCATCGAGGACCACTCACGGGAGTTCGACACCGTCGAGACGGATGCCGAGGACGACGCTATCCTCATCTATACGTCCGGAACGACCGGTGATCCGAAAGGCGTGCGCCACGCCCAGCGGCTGATACTCGGCCACCTGCCGCTTTTCGTCACCACGTTCGGGAACATGGACCTCCAGGAGGGCGACGTGTTCTGGACGCCCGCCGAGTGGGCCTGGATCGCCTCCCTGTTCGACGTGGTGATGCCCGCGCTCTACTACGGGAAACCGGTCGTCGCCTACAACGGCGGGCAGTTCGACCCCGCGGCGGCGTTCCGGCTCATCGAACGGTACGGCGTCTCGAACTTCTTCGCCCCGCCGACCGCTCTGCGCATGATGATGCAAGTCGATGACACCGATCGGTTCGACGTGGGAACGCTCAGAACCATCGCCAGCGGTGGCGAGTCGCTGGGCCAGTCCATCGTCGACTGGGCACAGGAAACCTTCGGGGACACCGCCGTCCACGAGGGCTACGGGCAGACCGAGGCGAACATGCTCGTCGGCGACTGCACCGCTCTGACGGAGTTCCGCGAGGGCTATATCGGCCGCGCCGGCCCCGGTCACGAGGTGGCCATCGTCGATCCCGAGACGGCCGAACCGACCGTCGAGACGGGCGAGACCGGCGAAATCGCCGTTCGATACGAGGACAACCCCGTCTGTTTCGTGGAGTACTGGAACAAACCGGGGAAGACGTCGGGCAAAGTGCGAAACGGCTGGCTGCTCACCGAGGACCTCGGGCGGATGGACGAGGACGGCTACGTGGCGTTCGTGGGACGGAAAGACGACGTGATCATCTCCGCGGGCTACCGCATCGGCCCGGAGGAAGTCGAGGACAGCGTCGCCGGCCACGAGTCCGTCGCCGACGCCGCGGTGATCGGCGTTCCCGACGCCGAGCGCGGAGAGGTGCCGAAGGCGTTCGTGGTGCTGACCGCCGACGCCGAACCGAGCGACGACCTCCGCGAGTCGATCCGCCAGCACGTCCGCGACCGCCTCGCGAAGTACGAGTACCCGCGCGAAATCGAAGTCGTCGACGAACTTCCCAAAACCGCCACCGGCAAAGTCCGGCGAGCCTCGTTGCGAAATCGCGAGGAACGCTGA